Genomic window (Roseivirga sp. 4D4):
GAAGTAGCAATTCCCTGGAAGGCTTTGAAAGAAGCGACAAGGGCTGCCGTACCTCCAAGGAACAATGATGTTTGGCGAGTCAACTTCTCCCGAGTTCAATGGGAAACCGAGATCAAAGGAAGGTCCTATTTAAAGAAAAAGAATCCAGAAACCGATAAGAACCTGCCAGAACACAATTGGGTTTGGTCTCCTCAAAGAGCGATCGCCATGCACGAACCTGAATTCTGGGGGATGGTTGTTTTTTTTGATGTCCCTGTGGGTGAGAACATTGATTTTGTATCTGACTTTGGATCGGAAGAGGTGAGACAATTGCTCTTTGATGTACATAGACAGCAAATCGCTCTGAGAAGAAAAAAAGAACCTTATAGTAATGAAAAAGAGTCCTTGATCAGGCACAAAGTTTTTAATGTAGGCCGAACAATACAATGGGAAATTGAAGCTGACAATTATGGATATCATGCCATAATGCAACACCCATTTAACAAGTCTATCGTTTGGCACATTAACGAAACAGGTAGGCTTTGGAGAGAAATAAAAAAGTAATGAACAAAAGAAAATTCCTTAAGCAACTGGGCCTCGGTTCTTTCGCAATAGCCGCTACCCCTACTCTCGTTTCATCTTGTGAATCAACTACACCTGAAGATTTCAAGCTTTGGATGTGGGTTGGTGGTGGAGCCAATAAGCCGGAGAAAGAATGGCGTGAGCAATTTACCCGACTTAGTGAATTAGGATTTTATGGAGTGCTAGCTGGTGGGAATGTTGAGACACTAAAGACAACCGTACCATTGGCTAAGTCATTAGGTCTAGAGATTCATTCCTGGCAATGGGTAATGAATCGTCCCGGAAATAAGGAGGCCATGGCACACCCGGAATGGTATGCTGTAAGCCGAAATGGAGATTCAAGCCTGGATGTGAATCCCTATGTTGGATATTATCAATGGCTTTGTCCTTCCAAACCTGAAGTACAGGACTATATCATTAAGGGCATGACTGAAATAGCAGAAGTTGAAGGGCTGGATGGTGTACAGCTCGATTACGTTCGTTATTGCGATGTAATTCTGCCCAGAGGGTTATGGGAAAAGTATGACTTAGTTCAAGATCATGAAATGGCAGAATACGACTTCTGCTATTGTGACACTTGTAGAAATAAGTTTAGGTCAGAAAGCGGATATGACCCCTTAGATCTCGAAGACCCAAGTCAGGATGAACAATGGCGGCAGTTTCGATATGATTCTATTACGAATCTAGTGAACCGAATTGCCAAGGAAGTTCATGCCAGAGATAAAAAGTTATCGGCTTCGGTATTTGCAACACCAACCTTGGCCCGCAAGTTTGTAAGACAAGCTTGGGACGAATGGGATTTAGACTTTGTTTTCCCAATGATCTATTATGATTTCTATGCTGAACCGATCGACTTTGTCAGAACGGCTACAGCAGAAGGAGTCAAAGCACTCAAAGGTTCAAAACCGCTTTATACAGCCCAATACCTTCATGACAAGACTACCGAAGAGGTCGCTGTGATGATCAAAGAAGCAAAAGCCGGTGGATCGAATGGCTTAGCATTTTACGATTATGGTTTACTCAATGAGGATAAGGCCAAGGTTCTTGAAGACCTCAAGAATACAAAATAAAAAAGGCCCCGACCCTCAAAGTTTCGGGGGTCGAGGCCTTTTTTATTTTATTAACTGAGCCTATTTCTTTCTCTCTTTCAAGATAATGGCATCAACAGATTTGTCTTTTACTAGCTGATTGAACGCTGGTAGATCATTTTCCATCAGCCCTTTCAGCGTAGCCAACTCTGCATCAATCTGCTTGGTCAACTCAACCCTCACTGTTTCGGCCTGAGCAGTTGGTCTCCATTCTCCCCCGCCAGCAACACCAAGTAGTGCAGCTAGCTTGTTATTCAATCGAATTGGGAAGTTCAATGGATCTTGACCAGACCTGTTCTTGGTCTGATACAACGCCTCTTCAACAGCGGTCATCTTCTTCATCAGTTCTTTGCCAGACTTGACTACATCTTCATACTTGTCATCACCTTTGATTTTAGCCATCAGGCCATCCATTTGCTCTCTTGCAGCACGGATATCTTTAATGGCTCGGTGTGTCTCAGTCACTTTATCTCGAACTTTCATCAAGAAATCAAACTGTGCTTGAATATCAGCGTCCGTTGATGGGTAACGAGGGTCTCTAATCAATTTGAATTTGGTTTCTTGAGACTCATCACCCACAATAAGCTTAGCCGTATACTCTCCTGTAGGAGCAGCTGGCCCAGGCCCTCTGATAGAAGCAGCCCACATGATAAGACCTTCAAAACCTTCTGCATTTTCATATCGCATGTTCCAATTGAAGGAGTTCATTCCTTTTTTGGCCTTCTGCTTAAATGACTTCACTAGTTCACCTTTCTTGTCGTAGATTTCAATTGCGACCTTCGTCCCTTTTTCTACTTCATCTTTCATGTAGTAGTAGATCATAGGTCCAGCAGGCTTATTCTTACCATAAAGCAATGATGCGTTTCCACCACTACGCCCGAAGCGACCTCCGCCTCCACCAAGCCTATAGGCATCCATTGGCTTAAACATATGGAAGTTCTTAGCAGCTATTTCATCTGATAACTGGTGTAAGATGGTCAAATCATCGATCATCCAGAATGACCTACCTTGTGTGGCCGCGATAAGGTTATCGTTTTTAATAGCCAAATCCGTGATCGGAACGATCGGCAAATTCATTTGGAATGGCTTCCAAGAAGCTCCATCATCAAAAGACACAAACATTCCTCTTTCTGTTCCAGCATAAAGCAAACCTTCTTTCTTCTGGTCTGCTCTAACAACCCTTGTGAAGTAATCATTTGGAATACCGTTGGTAATCTTGGTCCAGGTTTTACCGTAATCCTTTGTCTTATAAAGGTATGGCTGATAATCCCCTAACTTGTACTGAGTACCTGCGATGTAAGCCCCTCCTTTTACAAAAGGATCGGCATCAATACTATTGATCATCAAGTATTTAGGAAAATCAGGAGGTGTTACATTCTCCCAGTTCTTACCGCCATCTCTGGTAACATGAATAAGACCATCGTCAGAACCAGCCCAAATCAGATCCTTCTCATAAGGTGATTCAGTTGCGGCAAAAATAGTCGCATAGTATTCAACTGAAGTATCATCATAAGTAATCGGACCACCTGATTTACCCAATTTGTCCGGCTCAGCTCTTGTAAGGTCTGGACTAATCAATTCCCAAGACTGGCCTTCATTGTATGTTACATGAAGGTGGTTTGAAGCGGTATAAAGCTTATTAGAACTATGTGGCGAGAAGAAAATCGGGAAGTTCCACTGGAACCTGTATTTGTAATCTTCAGCCCCATGCCCCATTGGATTATCTGGCCAAGCATTGATATTTCTGCTTATGTCCTTATCATGATCTCTTCTAGTCAAAAATCCACCATAACTACCACCATAAACAATATCTGGGTTATCAGGATTTGGCGCTATGTGAGCACTCTCACCTCCTGCTGTTGATTCCCAATCATTCTCCGTTATCGCAAAACCGAAAGAACGGTGTGCAATTCTAACCGTAGAGTTATCCTGCTGAGCACCATAAATTCGGTAAGGAAAGGCATTATCGGTAGTAACTCTATAGAATTGTGCTGTTGGTTGGTTGTTATAAGTAGACCAACTGTCACCGCCATCATATGATACCTGAGCACCACCATCATCAGCGATAACGAGTCTCATATTGTCCTCTGGAGCAATCCACAAGTCATGGTGATCTCCATGAGGCGCACCCCGTCTGTCGAAGGTCCTGCCACCATCAGTAGAAGTATGGTAGCCCACATTCATCACATAGACTTTGTTAACATCCTTTGTATCGGCATAAATTCTGGAATAATACCAGGCACGCTGTCTTAGTGCTCTATCGGAATTAGTATTTCTCCAAGTTTCTCCACCATCGGTAGACTTGTAAACGCCTCCTTTATTGGCTTCAATGATTGAGTAAATGGTGTTAGGGTTTACAGGAGAGATCGAAACTCCACTGATCCCAATCGGGCCATTTGGCATACCTGATTTCTCCATTAGATTCTCCCAGGTTTCACCCCCATCTTTCGATCTCCAAACACCTGAACCATCACCACCTGAGGTAAGACTATAAGGTGTTCTTCTTACACGCCATGTGCTGGCCATCATAAAATCTGGATTATTTGGATCAATCGATAGATCGACTGCTCCTGCATCTGCATTGGCGAATAATACTCTGCGCCAGTTTTGACCACCATCAGTGGTTTTATAAACACCACGAGTTTCACTTGACTTAAAAAGGTCTCCCATTACGGCAACCCAAGCCACATCAGAATTTTCAGGGTGGATTTTTATTCGACCTACATGCATGGCGTCTTTGAGCCCCATATTGACCCAAGTTTCTCCACCATCAGTAGACTTCCAAATGCCTTCAAAACCAGAGGATACATTCCCTCTTACAGTTTCTTCGCCTTGTCCAACATAGATTACATTGTTGTCAGAATGGCTGACTGCGACTGCTCCAATAGAACCGCCAAAGTAACCGTCAGAAATATTCTTCCAGGTGGTTCCACCGTTATCGGTTTTCCAGACGCCACCACCTGTGGCACCCATATAAAAAAGTTTAGGTTTCCCAGGGACACCTGTTACTGTGGAGGCCCTGCCGCCCCTATATGGTCCAATTGATCGCCATTCTATGCCTTTGTATACTTCGGCTTTGGGATCAGGCGTATTGGCGTTATCTGCGGTTCTATTTCTCCTATTCCTTCTTTGAGCCTCAGCATCGTAGACAAAAGAGAAAAGAAGCATACATACCACAACTAATACACCTTTCGTTGTGAATCTTTTTGCTATCATAATTAATAGTTTGATTAAGGTAAATGTACTCTAGGTTATTGTTCTAAAAGTTATGAACAAAGCCCCACTTACAGAAGGTGTAGACCGTGTTTTACACGAATGGAAAAAAGAAGAGTCGACCCAAAAATGAGTCGACTCTGCTATGAATCTGTATTTAAACTTTATCCCCTTACCTATTAGTTGATTCTGTAAAGGCTTGTATTGTTATAAGACGTCAAAAACTCTGCTCTATTCAATAGCTTTTTAGCTTCCGCATCTTCAATTACATCATCATTACTCAGTACGATAGATCTTACAAGATTATCCTCACTGTCATAAACTTTGATTGTCTCAAATGACTCAACTTCTAAATCGAAATCGAATTCATCCATAGTAACGTCACTGTAAGCTCTCTCCAGAGATGCTTCTAAGTCGAACATTACGTCCTTTTCATTATTCGAGATCTCGTAAGACTCAATGCCCGCAGTTAGCGTTACTGCTGCGGCCAATGCCAATGCGACTATCGCTGACATTGTTCTCTTTGTGTTTAACTTTCTTTTCATGACCGTGTTGTTTCGAATGTATTCTTTGTGTCTAGGTTGTTAATCTTGTGATACCAAATATTATTCTTTTTTATACACTTATTTAGACGACAAAGTTCATGAAAAGTTTAATTTTAATCGAAAAAAAAGTAGAATATTTTCCCAATCGGTCAAAACCACGGATGAACCGTAGAATATAGGGACTGAAATATCGGGCACAAAAAAGCCCACTTGTCGCGGGCCTCTAAATCGAAATATTCTTTGGGTCAGCCGATCGCCTGTTCGAGGTCAGCAATCAAATCATCGGCATTTTCTATACCGACACTGAGCCTTATCAGTGAATCTAGCAGTCCAACTTTCATTCTTTCTTCTTTTGGAATCGCACCATGCGTCATAGAAGCAGGATGATTGGCCATAGATTCTACGCCTCCGAGTGATTCTGCTAAAGCAAATAGCCTGAGATTCTCTAAGACTCTGAACGAGCGTTGCATATCATCTTGGTGAAAAGTGAATGATATCATTCCACCAAAGCCTTTCATCTGCTCTTTGGCTATCTGGTGGTTAGGGTGAGATTCAAAGCCTGGCCAGTAGACTTTGTCAATTTGCGGATGTTCTGACAGGTATCTTGCTACCTTGGCTCCATTCTCACAGTGTCGCTCCATTCTTAAGTGCAACGTTTTAATACCTCGAAGCACCAAGAAACAATCCTGTGGACCGGGGACAGCTCCGCAAGAATTCTGAATGAAGGCGAGTCTTTCGTAGAGCTCGTCATTATTCAGTGCTAATGCGCCCATTACTACATCTGAGTGCCCGCCCAAATATTTGGTAACTGAATGCATTACGATGTCGGCACCTAAGTCAATTGGACTCTGGAGAACTGGTGAGGCAAAAGTATTATCTACCCCTAATAGTAGCTTATGGCTTTTCGCTATGGCGGCAACAGCTCTGATGTCGATGATGCTCATCATGGGGTTAGTTGGCGTTTCTAGCCATATGAGTTTTGTGTTGTCATTCACGTACTGCTCTATCTCAGCAGCATTATTCATGTCAACGAAGCGGAATTTTATACCGAAGCCTTCAAAAATCTTCGTGAATATTCTATAGGTTCCACCATAAAGGTCGTTACCACTGATTACCTCATCTCCAGGCATTAGTAGTTTAACTACGGCATCAATAGCGGCAACGCCCGAACCAAAGACCAGTCCGTGTTTTGCGTTTTCTAATACAGCAATACTCTTCTGTAAAGCAGACCTTGTAGGGTTTTGTGATCTCGCATATTCAAACCCTTTATGATCTCCAGGAGACTTCTGAACGTAGGTAGAAGTCTGGAAAACAGGTGTCATGATTGCACCTGTAGATGGATCTGGCTCCACACCGGCATGTACTGCTTTGGTATCAAAATGCATTGTGCTTTACTTTTTATTTAGCTTGTCAAAGTAGGCCTCCAACTCCTTATTCATCTCCTCCTCGGTCTGATTATAATTAGGGGTCAAGGAAAGCTGACCAGGGGTTTGCTCTATCATCAATGTTTGTGTTGGGAACGCAAAGCGAACACCTAGATGCTCAGCCAACTTGTTTACCTCTAGCATTATTTCCTGACGACACCTTAGCTCAGCTGTCCAATCTGGTACTTCAAAGAAAATATAGAGCATAACATCCAATGAACTGGCAGCGTAATCATTGAGGAAAATATTGTAGTAGTCTTTTCTAGTTTCTGGGTGATTCTGAACAATTCTTTCAATACCCTTAACAAAAACTTCGATCAGTCTTGCAGGAGAATCATATGTTATCGAAAGCTTGGTGTAGAACCTACGGTACTTTCTTAATCCATGATTGTCAACTGTACTGTTGGAAATAATACTATTTGGCACATACATCACCGAATCCCTAAAAGTCCTGATTCGAGTAGACCTGAAACCTACCTCCTCGACCGTACCATCAATTTCTCCTGAAGTCACCCAGTCTCCGATTTGAAAAGGGCGATCTATAAATATCATTAGCGACCCAAAAAAGTTCTTCAGTGTATCCTGAGCAGCCAATGCAAATGCCAAACCTCCAATTGAAAGCCCCGTAAGTAGAGGCCAAATGTCAAATTTGAAACTGCTAAGAATCGCGATTATGCCCACGATCACGACAAAAACCCTCAATATCTTTCTTATGAGTGGTACTAACTGATCATCCAGTGTATTGGCAGACTTATCAGCCATTCTCTCAAAATACAGGCCGAGAATATCAACCAGCTTGTAAAAGAATATGGTGGCAAAGAATGGAACCAAAGCCCTAGCTACTAAAATCAGATTTGCGCCTACAAACGGTGGCAACTGAAGGGTGGGTACCAATATCTTAGAGACTTCAGCCACTACCATGAGACTGAAGGGCTTAGCCGCAGGTATGAGCACATCTCTTGCCAAGTCGATCTTCCCATAGCGATGCATAACACGCACCAGAAACGCCTTGATTAAGAAAACAAGTACAAAGTGCAGCATAAACCCTAGAGAGACTAGAATGAGTATACCCAAGTACTGCCACAAATGAAGCCCCAAGTATTTGTTGTTACCCAACTTAGGAAGCAGGTTTAAAAGTTTATCGGTTCCAAAGGGATAAACCTGCTTATGGATATCGTCTATTTCAGTAACTGTACGTTCTGAAAAGAGCCATCGATCTCCATATTTTTGAACATAAATATCTGGAAAGTCAGAAGTCAGTATGTATCGATGCTTTTGTGTCAGAGAATCGAAATAGTTGGTGGTACGGGGTAAGTCTTCAAGCCTTATGTAATTACCTGAACCATCAAAAATTTGCTTTAACTCTACAGCTAACTGTCTAAGTTTAGCAGGACTTCTACCCTCAGAATAGAGCGACTTTGCAGCTTGAGCTTCATTGCGTGACCCTTCCTGTAGATATTGAAGATGGTTATAAATAACATCATAAGGTGTACTAAAAGAAGAGGGAAGCTCAGACTCTTGCCCCTTCAAAGTCGTGGCTCCGAAGATGAAAATTAATGCCAGATAGGCTCGCAATGGTTTAAAGTGGCTTAATCGCATAAATATTGAGCTGATCTGCGAAGTTAACAAACACTTCGTATTCGAGTCTATTCTGATAAAAAAGTATGCTCACGGGTTGGCTGGCTGGTATCAAAGACGTCAAGAACCTACCTTCCCTGTCCACTAATCTAAAGACCTTCTCCTTCAAATCCCTGACTGCAAAAACCTCTTTACCGTTCCGGAAATTATACTGATCGACAGCAATCGATCTTGAGTTAGGGAAGTTGAGAGAAAAACGTTCGTCTCCATTCTTGTCAAACAAGGCAAGGACCCTACCGTCATTCCGAACAATACTGAAAGTTGTTTTTAAGGCATCATCAACCAAACTGAATTCACTTCCTGACGCCCTGAGTAGCTGATTGCGATTCACCAACCTACCGTTCAGATCAACTTGGATTAACTCTCCATCGACAGTACTCACAGAGATTAGACTCTGATCGAAATTTGCTCCCTTAGTGAAGGCTACTTTTCCGGAAAAACGCTTATCGATGTTCACAGGAAAACCTTCGTACTCCTCTCCTCTTCGATTGAGTAGATGAATCCGACCGGTGGTTTCAACAACCACAAAACAATCACGTCCTCTTACTCTGGTGTGAAAAGGTATTTGAAGCAGATCACTACCTATTGATTTTGGTTGCCACCCCTCCAAAGGCAAACCTTCCTTATTATATAGGTACAAATTTCCACGCCTATCTTTCGTCAAGTAGCGATAGCGCTTATTGTTATCATAGTCGATTATGGCTGTGCCATCAATCGGTAAACCCTGATCATAGTTTACGGGAAATCCACTGACATTATCTCCATTTCTATCAACTAAATGGATTAAAGAATCTGTGAAAAACAGGTATTGCAGTTTCTTGTTGTTGTAGAAATCAATTTGGTGAATCTCTCCACTCAGTGCACCGTCAACATCTCTTTTCCAAAGCACTTCACCCTGCTTATTGGCTAGATAAAGCTGTTGATCAGCGTCTTGGAAAAGAACTTCCAAGCTCCCATCATTATGGTTTCTGACCACATGTGCTTTGGAAGTCAAATCGGCATCACCAAAAACATTCGCCTTGACGACCAGGTCTTCTTTTGTATTTACATCGTCTTCCAGTCTTTCAAAAACAGTATTGAAGGAAAGATCGCCCGCGACTAATACATTCTTGTTGGTACGATTGAACTGAAGCATTAGCACATTCAAAACAGAAAGTATTTCTGGACTCTTTTCAACAAAAGACTTCCACTTGGGCTTGAGTCTATTCCTCAAAGGATCGGCCGCAAATTCAAAGTCTCGAACCAGGGTCAAATCTGTTTCTTGAATCATCTCGTCAATGGTCCTTCTTCTGTCTACTGACCTACCCCAAGTGCTCTCGTTTTCAAAATCATTGAGAACCATTTTCAAAGCATCGTTGTCATCAGACATTATCAAGAAACCTTGATTAACTGTGTAGTAAGGTGATTTGAATGTTGTGGTATTGTTTGAAAGCAGTTCATTCAACAACTGACTATTATCAATAAAACCAATATCTGAATTAACAAATCGCTCTTTATAAATCATTGAGTCCTTCTCACTTAGATTCTCCTCGGCAAGGCGATCCATTACATTTCTCAAATTCGTAGTATCGGTGACTGAGAATACAAAAACCTTACTTGTCACCCTGCCACCTTTATCAATTTCAATACTGCATAAATCACCTTTGAACAGGTTTTGCCAAGGGTCTGAGTTGATTTCTATTGGCTTCCAGAAAAAGGTATTTGACGTGATGGGTATCAGGTTTTCAGCGAAGATTGAGGCCGGCTTTCCTTGCCTTGAAAAATTTTGTCCATTACCTCGGAATGCCAGCCCATCATTCTTAAAGTCAACATCCACTATCAGATTTCCATCCGTAGGCGTATCGAATTGAAATGAAGTAAAGGATTCGAAGAACACCGCGCTCAATTCGGACAGCCTGGAACTGTTCACTACTATGTTCAAATCACCTGTACTGCCAAAGCCCTCTGTTTCTTTTAACAAGCGACTTTCCGGTTCTTGAATGGCACGAACCACATCTTCTACGAGCACTGCATTCTTAGAGAAAGCCAAATATTCACCTTCGATTAGAGCAGAAACGCTAAATTCCTGCGATTGAAAAGTCAATATTTCTTTTCCATCAAATTGCTGATTACTCAAATCAACATCTCTGCTCAGCAGTTTACCGAGAAGTGTCTTTAGGTTATCGGGGGTCCAATCGAATCCGCTACTCTTTAACATGAAGAGAGCTGATAGATCATCACTAGAAGTAGTATGCAAGCTTATCCATAAGGGTAGTTTGGAGATTTGAGAACTTAATGCACCGGTGCTTTCCAGCGAGTCAATCTTCTCAATTCCTAACTGCAATCTTTCTATCAGTGGAATCGACCGGTAGGCTTTATACCAACCTAACTCTTCAAGGGTAATTAGAGTCTTCTGTGGGTTCTCAAGTTGTAAGGCAATGGACGCTGTTTCAGGGATAAGAAGCTTCACATTCGCTTTAGAACTGGTAAGTGAAGGGTACAGAAAATACCCAAGTACAGCCACCAAAACCAAAACAAAAAATAGACCCTTTAACTTCAACGCTTTTCGAAATTTTAAACCTCTAACGTTCAAAATTACAGACTTGTGTATTCAAACCTACATACGTGTTGTTTTTAATTCACCGTTTAAACCATTCTTAAACCAACTGTGTCAAAGTAAAAAGAAAATAATGTAGACAAACTGTTGACAATTGGTCAGTTACAAAGAATAAGATGTAAACATTCTTTTTTTGTATTGTATATCTGACACTTTTAATGGAATTTTACGTTATCGACTTGACACTTGACTTTTGATTGCAGATATCAATAGGCTGACAAATGCTAATTGATAGTTTGATTAATCAAAAATGACTGATAATGAGGATATTACTGACACAATTAATAGCATTAGCTGTGCTATTTTCACCTGTGAACTCCAGCTCTGACAAAGTTCTAATTTCAGAAGTAGAATTTGCCAATGGACTTTACAAATTTGATGATCGCCTGATCACAGGAGAGATCATTGACTATTACGAAAACGAGACCCTAAAATTTCGATATAGGGTTCTCGAAGGGCGTCTGCATGGTCTTGCTACCGAGTTCTTCTCAAATGGAAGTGTCAAAAGTGAGCGAAATTATACGTTTAGTAAACTTTTTGGATCCTTCAAAGAGTATTATGAAAACGGTGATATTAAGGTTCAGTTCCAGGTAGGACTAAACGCCTACGGCTCCGGTGAAAAGGTGACAAATCTTGAAGTAGCTTCTGGCAGCAAGCATAAACTAAAGTCCAAAGAAGATGCGGTCATCTACTTCATTGACAGTCAAGATAAGACTTTAGAAACGAGCGAAAACATCTCCATCCTGAGTCAGAGCAAATACAAACTCATGAATAAGAAAGGAAAGACTATTTTCGAAAATTAGAAATTAGTTAAACGACATTAAAAAACCAGATGCTTCAAACGAAACATCTGGTTTTTTCTTTATACACTGATTGAACTTAAAGCAATCCGTTAGTTTTTCTTACTGCCTCAGCGCTAGCCGTTAAATCTGCTTGTTCAGCATCACTTAACTCAATTTCAACAATTGACTCTACACCTTTAGCTCCAATAATAGTTGGCACTCCAATGCAAATATCATCAAGCCCATATTCGCCATTAAGCAAGCATGAACAAGGGAACATCTTTTTTGAATCATTGGCAATTGCCTGAACCATTGCCGATACCGCTGCACCAGGAGC
Coding sequences:
- a CDS encoding carbohydrate-binding family 9-like protein: MKKFLTLLFILAITNTCLAQIKLIEGRAYAAKHTIDNISVDGLGTEASWQKASWSEYFVDIEGSKKPAPYHKTRVKMLWDDKYFYFYAEMEEPHIWAKLTERDAVIFHDNDFEIFIDPDGDTHNYYEYEVNAFNTVWDLLLTKPYRDNGHAINNWDIKGLKSAVDIIGTINDPSDQDEGWSLEVAIPWKALKEATRAAVPPRNNDVWRVNFSRVQWETEIKGRSYLKKKNPETDKNLPEHNWVWSPQRAIAMHEPEFWGMVVFFDVPVGENIDFVSDFGSEEVRQLLFDVHRQQIALRRKKEPYSNEKESLIRHKVFNVGRTIQWEIEADNYGYHAIMQHPFNKSIVWHINETGRLWREIKK
- a CDS encoding family 10 glycosylhydrolase; amino-acid sequence: MNKRKFLKQLGLGSFAIAATPTLVSSCESTTPEDFKLWMWVGGGANKPEKEWREQFTRLSELGFYGVLAGGNVETLKTTVPLAKSLGLEIHSWQWVMNRPGNKEAMAHPEWYAVSRNGDSSLDVNPYVGYYQWLCPSKPEVQDYIIKGMTEIAEVEGLDGVQLDYVRYCDVILPRGLWEKYDLVQDHEMAEYDFCYCDTCRNKFRSESGYDPLDLEDPSQDEQWRQFRYDSITNLVNRIAKEVHARDKKLSASVFATPTLARKFVRQAWDEWDLDFVFPMIYYDFYAEPIDFVRTATAEGVKALKGSKPLYTAQYLHDKTTEEVAVMIKEAKAGGSNGLAFYDYGLLNEDKAKVLEDLKNTK
- a CDS encoding VPS10 domain-containing protein, whose product is MIAKRFTTKGVLVVVCMLLFSFVYDAEAQRRNRRNRTADNANTPDPKAEVYKGIEWRSIGPYRGGRASTVTGVPGKPKLFYMGATGGGVWKTDNGGTTWKNISDGYFGGSIGAVAVSHSDNNVIYVGQGEETVRGNVSSGFEGIWKSTDGGETWVNMGLKDAMHVGRIKIHPENSDVAWVAVMGDLFKSSETRGVYKTTDGGQNWRRVLFANADAGAVDLSIDPNNPDFMMASTWRVRRTPYSLTSGGDGSGVWRSKDGGETWENLMEKSGMPNGPIGISGVSISPVNPNTIYSIIEANKGGVYKSTDGGETWRNTNSDRALRQRAWYYSRIYADTKDVNKVYVMNVGYHTSTDGGRTFDRRGAPHGDHHDLWIAPEDNMRLVIADDGGAQVSYDGGDSWSTYNNQPTAQFYRVTTDNAFPYRIYGAQQDNSTVRIAHRSFGFAITENDWESTAGGESAHIAPNPDNPDIVYGGSYGGFLTRRDHDKDISRNINAWPDNPMGHGAEDYKYRFQWNFPIFFSPHSSNKLYTASNHLHVTYNEGQSWELISPDLTRAEPDKLGKSGGPITYDDTSVEYYATIFAATESPYEKDLIWAGSDDGLIHVTRDGGKNWENVTPPDFPKYLMINSIDADPFVKGGAYIAGTQYKLGDYQPYLYKTKDYGKTWTKITNGIPNDYFTRVVRADQKKEGLLYAGTERGMFVSFDDGASWKPFQMNLPIVPITDLAIKNDNLIAATQGRSFWMIDDLTILHQLSDEIAAKNFHMFKPMDAYRLGGGGGRFGRSGGNASLLYGKNKPAGPMIYYYMKDEVEKGTKVAIEIYDKKGELVKSFKQKAKKGMNSFNWNMRYENAEGFEGLIMWAASIRGPGPAAPTGEYTAKLIVGDESQETKFKLIRDPRYPSTDADIQAQFDFLMKVRDKVTETHRAIKDIRAAREQMDGLMAKIKGDDKYEDVVKSGKELMKKMTAVEEALYQTKNRSGQDPLNFPIRLNNKLAALLGVAGGGEWRPTAQAETVRVELTKQIDAELATLKGLMENDLPAFNQLVKDKSVDAIILKERKK
- a CDS encoding trans-sulfuration enzyme family protein, whose translation is MHFDTKAVHAGVEPDPSTGAIMTPVFQTSTYVQKSPGDHKGFEYARSQNPTRSALQKSIAVLENAKHGLVFGSGVAAIDAVVKLLMPGDEVISGNDLYGGTYRIFTKIFEGFGIKFRFVDMNNAAEIEQYVNDNTKLIWLETPTNPMMSIIDIRAVAAIAKSHKLLLGVDNTFASPVLQSPIDLGADIVMHSVTKYLGGHSDVVMGALALNNDELYERLAFIQNSCGAVPGPQDCFLVLRGIKTLHLRMERHCENGAKVARYLSEHPQIDKVYWPGFESHPNHQIAKEQMKGFGGMISFTFHQDDMQRSFRVLENLRLFALAESLGGVESMANHPASMTHGAIPKEERMKVGLLDSLIRLSVGIENADDLIADLEQAIG
- a CDS encoding mechanosensitive ion channel family protein: MRLSHFKPLRAYLALIFIFGATTLKGQESELPSSFSTPYDVIYNHLQYLQEGSRNEAQAAKSLYSEGRSPAKLRQLAVELKQIFDGSGNYIRLEDLPRTTNYFDSLTQKHRYILTSDFPDIYVQKYGDRWLFSERTVTEIDDIHKQVYPFGTDKLLNLLPKLGNNKYLGLHLWQYLGILILVSLGFMLHFVLVFLIKAFLVRVMHRYGKIDLARDVLIPAAKPFSLMVVAEVSKILVPTLQLPPFVGANLILVARALVPFFATIFFYKLVDILGLYFERMADKSANTLDDQLVPLIRKILRVFVVIVGIIAILSSFKFDIWPLLTGLSIGGLAFALAAQDTLKNFFGSLMIFIDRPFQIGDWVTSGEIDGTVEEVGFRSTRIRTFRDSVMYVPNSIISNSTVDNHGLRKYRRFYTKLSITYDSPARLIEVFVKGIERIVQNHPETRKDYYNIFLNDYAASSLDVMLYIFFEVPDWTAELRCRQEIMLEVNKLAEHLGVRFAFPTQTLMIEQTPGQLSLTPNYNQTEEEMNKELEAYFDKLNKK
- a CDS encoding toxin-antitoxin system YwqK family antitoxin, translating into MRILLTQLIALAVLFSPVNSSSDKVLISEVEFANGLYKFDDRLITGEIIDYYENETLKFRYRVLEGRLHGLATEFFSNGSVKSERNYTFSKLFGSFKEYYENGDIKVQFQVGLNAYGSGEKVTNLEVASGSKHKLKSKEDAVIYFIDSQDKTLETSENISILSQSKYKLMNKKGKTIFEN